One Pirellulales bacterium DNA window includes the following coding sequences:
- a CDS encoding MarR family transcriptional regulator — MTTARLQRELKKKRPFDAVEQEVALGIVRTSDQLQHRFTRLFRDFGLTPSQYNVLRILRGEGQPLPILEIASRTITVVPGITGLIDRLEEAGLVSRQRCAEDRRVIYVSLTAKAAKLLASIDQPLLDLHKRLLRGVAAGELRQLGDLLEKVRTSIAGEPE, encoded by the coding sequence ATGACCACCGCGCGATTGCAACGCGAGCTGAAAAAGAAGCGCCCCTTCGACGCGGTCGAGCAGGAGGTGGCGCTCGGCATCGTGCGCACGAGCGACCAATTACAGCATCGCTTTACGCGGTTGTTCCGCGACTTCGGACTGACGCCATCACAATACAATGTCCTGCGCATCCTGCGCGGCGAAGGGCAGCCGCTACCGATTCTGGAGATTGCCAGCCGCACGATCACCGTCGTGCCCGGGATCACCGGCCTGATCGATCGATTGGAAGAGGCGGGCCTGGTCAGCCGGCAGCGCTGCGCCGAAGACCGGCGCGTGATTTATGTGTCGTTGACTGCCAAGGCCGCCAAGCTGCTGGCCAGCATCGATCAACCGCTGTTGGATCTGCACAAGCGACTGCTGCGCGGCGTAGCGGCGGGGGAGCTACGCCAATTGGGTGACTTGCTGGAAAAGGTTCGTACGTCGATCGCGGGCGAGCCCGAGTAG